The Myxococcales bacterium DNA segment CTTTCTCGCGAATCGCCAAGATGCAGGCACCGAGGCCGCCGTCTTGGCCCTGCTGCGCTCGTTCGACGTGTTTGCCCTGGCCACGGCCGCGGGACCCGACCCGGCCGGACCCTGAGCTCAGGGCGGGCAGAAGCCCACGTCGGCGTAGCCGTCGAGCGGCGCACACGAGTTACGTCCGCAGGACAGCGTCCGGTCGCAAAGCGCCACGCAGACCAGCACGTCGTTCAACACGCCCCGACAGACGAGCCCCGGCAGGCAGTCGCTGTGCTGGAAACAGGGACCGTTTTCGTTTTGGCCGAGGTCGCTTTGCCGACAGCCCGCGCCGCCGAGGCCCGTGGGATAGCAGCCCTGCGCCACCGGGCAGTCCTGCAGCAACAGGTCGCAGGCGCGTGCTGCCGGAGCGTCCGGGGCGGAGGAGGCATCGGGCGGCTCCTGCGGTGCGTCTTCGTCGTCATCGGCGCTGGCGTCGGCGGGCGCGGCCGCATCCCGGCGTGGCGCCGCATCGAGCCGCGGCGTGCCGACCGCGCCGTCGATCTCCAGGACCTCCCGGGTGCCGCCGGGTCCACCGCCGTCAGACCCACCACCAAGCCCCGGCGGGCCCAAGGCCTCGTCCCCGCGACAAGACATGCCTGCCATGAACAACGCCAAGCTCACCGCTCCCAGGGGCCAGGCACCGCGACGCCACATCCAGGACAACACGTTCTCGAAAGTGTAAGCCAAACCGAAAGGCGCGTCTTTGCCGGCCGCGTAAGTCCGGGTTTGTATACTGCGCGCCCCATGTCCACGACGTCCACGCCGAGCTCGCCCCCCCGCAAGAAAGCCCCCTACCAGCCGACCGCCGCCGACGTGCGCCTGCCAAGCCTCGAAGAGGAGGTCCTGGCGTTCTGGGACGATGCGAAAATCTTCGAGCGCTCGGTCGAGGGCACCGCCCTTCGCCCCCGCTACTCGTTCTACGACGGCCCCCCTTTCGCCACGGGTTTGCCCCACTACGGGCACCTGCTGGCCAGCATCTTGAAGGACATCGTGCCCCGCTACTGGACGATGCGCGGCTATCACATCCCGCGCCGCTTCGGCTGGGATTGCCACGGCCTGCCGGTCGAGTACGAGATCAACAAAAAGCTGAACGTCGAGAGCAGCAAACAGGTGCTCGCGATGGGCATCGACACGTACAACGCCGAGTGCCGCAGCATCGTGCAGCGCTACACCAGTGAGTGGAAGCGCACGATTCGGCGCGTGGGCCGCTGGGTCGACATGGAGCGCCCCTACTTCACCATGGACAAAAGCTTCATGCAGTCCGTGTGGTGGGTCTTCAAGCAGCTGTGGGACAAGGGTCTCATCTACGAAGGCCACAAGGTGGTGCCGTATTCGGTGGGAGTCAGCACACCGCTTTCCAATTTCGAGGCCAATCTCAACTACAAGGACGTTCAGGATCCCGCGCTCACCGTGGCCTTTCGTTCCCTGAAGCTGCCTGACACGTTCTTTTTGGCCTGGACGACCACGCCCTGGACCTTGCCCAGCAACCTGGCCTTGGCCGTGGGCACCGACATCGACTACGCGTTCGTGCGGCACGAGGGCAAAACCTTCGTGGTGGCCGCAGCGCTTGCGAACAGCGTCTTTGGCGACGCGCCCGAGGTGCTCGAAACCGTCAAGGGCGAGACCTTGCTCGGCCACACCTACGAGCCCCTCTTTCCATACTTCGCCGACCGCGCCCACGAGGGGGCCTTTCGGGTGATCGGCAGCGGGCACGTCACCACGGACAGCGGCACGGGGATCGTGCACATCGCCCCCGCGTTTGGCGAAGAGGACTACGACGCTTGCAAGGCAGCAGGCATCGCCCTGGTCAACCCCGTGGACGATGACGGCATGTTCACGGCCGAGGTGCCCGATTGGCAGGGCATTCGCGTCAAGGAAGCCGACAAGGACATCATCGCGCGGCTCAAGGCCGAGGGGAAGCTCTTCCGCCACGACACCATCACCCACAGCTACCCCTTCTGCTGGCGCTCGGACACACCGCTCATCTACAAGGCGGTCTCGACGTGGTTCGTGAAGGTGGACGCCATCAAGAACCAGCTGCTCGCGGCCAACTCCGAGACCCAATGGGTGCCCTCACACCTGCGCGATGGCCGCTTCGGCAAGTGGCTCGAGAACGCCCGCGACTGGGCCATCTCACGCAACCGCTTTTGGGGCACGCCCCTGCCCATTTGGCAAAACGCGCAGGGCGAGACCGTCTGCATCGGCTCCATCGAGGAGCTGGCGCAGCACACGGGGGTGACCGTGGATGACCTGCACATCGAAACGGTCTCCAAGCTGCAGCTCCCCGCGAAGCAGGGCGGCGAGCCCCTCACCCAGACCGGAGGCGTGCTCGACTGCTGGTTCGAGAGCGGCAGCATGCCCTACGCGCAATGGGCCTACCCCTTCGAGAACGAAGAGGCCTTCAAGCAAAGCTTCCCGGCCGACTTCATCGCCGAGGGGCTCGACCAGACCCGCGGATGGTTTTACACGCTCATGGTGATCGGCACCGCGCTTTACGGCCGCGCGCCCTTCAAGAACGTTGTGGTCAACGGGCTCATCTTGGCCGAAGACGGCAAAAAGATGAGCAAGAGCCTCCGCAATTATCCCGATCCCATGGAGGTCCTCGAGCAGCACGGGGCGGACGCGCTGCGCCTCTACCTCATCGATTCGCCCGTGGTGAAGGCCCAGGAGCTGCGCTTTTCGGAGAAGGGCGTGCGCGACATCGTGCGGCGGATCCTGCTGCGTTGGTGGAACGCATATTCATTCTTCGTGAGCTACGCCAACATCGACGGCTTCGTGCCGCGCGGCGACTACCGCGAGACCCCCAACGTACTCGACACGTGGGTGCTCTCGCGCTTGCACTCGCTCATCCACACGGCCAACGCCGAGATGAACGAGTACCGCCTGTACAACGTGGTGCCCGCGCTGCTGCAGTTCATCGAAGAGCTGACGAACACGTACATTCGCTCGAACCGGAGCCACTTCTGGCGCGACGGCATGCCCGAGGACAAACGCCTGGCGTTCGAGACGTTGCACCACGTCCTGACGACGCTCGCCAAGCTCATGGCGCCGTTTACGCCCTTTCTCGCCGAGACCACGTACCGCAACCTGGCGGCCGTGCTGCCCGACCACAAAGACAGCGTGCACCTCGAGGACTACCCCCAGGCGCAAGAAGACCTGAGGCACCCCGAGCTCGAAGCCGCCGTGGGGCGCATGGCACAGCTCTTACTGATGGGGCGCAACATCCGTGAGAAGATCGGCGTCAAAGCCAAAATTCCGCTGCGCAGCCTGCGCATCATCCACCGGGATCCCCGCGTGCTCGAGGCGCTCGCGGGGCTCGAGGCCTACATCACCGACGAACTCAACGTGCGCGAGGTGATCTACGAGACCCGCGAGGACGCGTACATTCAGGTCTCGACGAAGGCCAATTTCCCGAAGCTCGGGCCGCGGCTCGGCAAGCGCATGAAGGAGGTCTCGGCCGCCATCGCCAAGATGAGCCTGGACGAAATGCTGGCCCTGGAAAACGGCCAAACCCTCACGTTTGCGGGCGAGCCCCTCACGCTCGAGGACGTGGAGATCCGCCGCGCCCCGCGAACTCCCTCGGATTCGCTGCTGGCCCACCAGCTGATCTCCATCGAGCTCGATCCCACCGTCAGCGAAGAGCAGATCCTCGAGGGCCTCTCGCGCGAGGTGATCCGGCGGGTCAACATGGCCCGCAAGGAGGCAGGCCTCAACCTCGACGATCGCATCGGACTCGAGTTGGCCTGCGCGGGGGATCTGCGACGTGCGGTGGAGGCGCACAAAACCAGCATCATGGCCGATACGCTCACCGTCGATCTCGCGCTCGTCGACGAAGCGCCTGCCGGGGACTTCGTGAGCCAGCTCGACGTCGACGAGGCCAAGCTGGGCCTCGGTCTGCGCAAGGCCCCGGCCCGCTGAGCCGCGGCGGCACGACCACGCGCCGGGCATGTGGATCCTGGCGCGTCAGTTCAGGGCGGAGCGGGGGCGCAGATGCGTCAGCAGGCCGGCGATCTCGCGCGAAAGGCTGTCTACCCGGGCGCCCGGATCGAGCGTCTCGAGCAGCGTCTGCCGCACCTGGGCCTTCGTCACGAGCACGGACGCCAGGCGATCCACCAGCATGCCGAGCCGCAGGGGCTGCGCCACGGTTTGCCGCAAGGCCAGAGCGTCTTCGTCTTCGAGCCGCAGGGCCACCTCCTCGATGAGCGCGCGCAGCGCCGCGTCCGACTCGGCAAGGCGCGACCCGGGTAAAGTGGCTTCCCGGTCGTCACCTTCGAAGAGCTGCACGGCTTGAACCAGCCTGTAGGGCTTGGTCGATGACAGCTCCTTCACGATGCGCGCCCGCGCCCGCCCTTCCACCAATAAATTGAAGCGCCCGTCGGACAGGGGCTCGGCGGCCACCACCTCGCCCACGCCCACAACCGGCGCCACGGCGGGCGTGCCTCGCCCGGGCAGCTCGTCCTCGAGGCGCATGGCCATCGCCAGCATGTGGTGCGAATCGAGCACGTCCTTCGTCAGCGTCCGGTAGCGCGGCTCGAAGATGTGCAGCGGCAAGAGCGCGCCGGGAAACAGCACCACGTTGGGTAGGGGAAAGATGGGCAGGGCCGCCAGCACCGCAGGATCGATCGGCCCCGTTCCCTCGTCGTCTTCATCCGAAAACATCGACACACGCCCCCACCAGCGCCGCCGGGGCGTCGCCTGCCAAGAACAACACCACGTTCGCAATGTCCTGAGGAGACATGTTCGGCACACCCCCGGGCATGCCGACTTGCAACATTTCCGTATCCACGGAGCCCGGGCATACGGCATTCACGGCGATGCCCGTACCCCTCAACTCCTCGGCCAGCGCGCGGGTGAAGCCCACCACGGCGTGCTTGGCGGTGCAGTAGGCCACCAACTGCGGCGTCCCTTGACGCCCCGCGATCGAGGCGATGTTCACGATCCGACCTGCATTGCGCAGCTTCATGCCCCGTAAAAACGCCCGGGTCATGAAGAACGTACCCGAGACGTTTACGTTCATCATGTGGCTCCACCGCGCGTCGTCGAGGTCCTCGAGCGGTCCGCGCACCACCACACCCGCATTGTTGACGAGGATCTCGGGGACGCCGTCCCGCTCCATCACCCGCTCGGCGAAAGCGGCCACCTCCCCCGGGGAGGCCACGTCGCAGCGCTCGAAGCGACACCGGGCGCGCACGTCGGGGTCGAGGTCGTCGAGAAACGAGCCGCCCCCCTCGGGGCCACGCACGCTGCACCCCACCACCCGGGCCCCGGCCCCGGCCAGCGTGGCCGCGATCGCCCGGCCGATGCCCCGTGACGCGCCCGTCACCACGGCCAAGCCCCCCGCGAGCCGCGGGTTGGGCGTCGAAGGGGTCACTTCGCGCGCCCCCCGAGGTTGGCGGCGGCCAGAAGGCGCGCTTTGAGGTCCGGGCGCTCGCGCATCTCCCCCACGAAGGCGCTCGTCACCACGCCCGACTGGTCATGCCGCTCACCAGGCAGGGCCAGGCACAGCTGCTCCGCCTCGATCACGCATCCTGCGCCCTTTGCCGAAAGACCTTCCATGAGGGAGTGTGCAATCTGATGCGTGGCCCGCTCCTGCAGCGTCAGCCGCTTGGTGAAACACTCCACCAGGTCGGCCAGGCGCCCGAAGCCGACCAACTGGCCCGCGGGGATGTACGCGACATGAGCCACGCCCCGGAAGGGCACGAGATGGTGGGGGCACATGGCGTGAAAGCGCAGCCCCCCTACCACCACCACGTCGGGATCGGCCTCACCCCGCACGGGGGCGGCCAGGATCTCCTTCGGATCCATCGTGTATCCCGCCAGAAACTCCTTCAGCCAGAGCTTCGCCACGCGCCCCGGCGTGTCGAGCAAATCGCCGTTGCCCTCGGGGTCGAGGCCACACGCCCGTAAAAACGCGGCAAGGGCCACTTTCATCTCGTGCTCGTTGGCCGCCGTCATGCCGCCCTCCTGTTGCTTCGCCTTACCACCTGGCACGCCCGTGTGTGTCCTCGTCGCGGCGAGCTTGACCTTCAGTCGAGCTGAGGCTCGCGGGGCACGAGCCCATCGAGCGGGCGGCGCCCCGAAAAGCCCGTGTCCAGGGGATGCCAGTGGGACACGGACTTTTCGCCCAGCTTCCAGCACAAAAAGATGTCGTCGCCGCCACGCCGGCCGGGAAAATCCACCAGCCCCGTCTCGAGATCCTTCACCTGACCGCCAAGGTCGGCCACCTGGCCCAGCGATTCCACCAGCATCTCGTAGTACGCACGAAACATCGCCTTCGCCTGGCGGATCGCCGGAGATCCCGCCTCGTCTTCCCCGGCCAGGATCTCTTTGCTCGGGCGAACCCCCAGGCTCTCGAGGTGGACCTCCTCGCGGCGCAAGGATGCATGCAACTGGAGCACCTCCCCGAAGATGCGCTCCAAGGAGGGGATCAGCCGATTCACCTCGGCAACCGTGAACAGCCGGCGCGGCATGAGGTAGGGTTATACCAGACAAACTCGCCATGCCATCGCGCCCCCCTTCACGGAAGCCGGCCCCAGCGTCGGAGAACAAACCCGCCCCCAAATCCGAAGGCGCAGCCCCAAAACCCCTCGCCGGCAAGACCGCCCTCGTCACGGGAGGCGCGGTGCGCGTGGGGCGTGCGATCGCGCTTGCGCTCGGAGCCGCCGGCGCAAGGGTGGCCGTGCACCACCACAAGTCGCGTCCTGCGGCCGAGCGCCTGGTGGCCCAGATGCACGCCCGCGGCATGGACGCGGAGAGCTTCTCGGCGGACCTCGGCTCGCTGGACGGCCCCGGGCACCTCGTGGCCCGGGTGGAACGCTGGGCACAGGGGCTCGATCTTTTGGTGAACAACGCCGCTGTGTTTCAGCAAACGCCCTTCGAACAAGTGACCCCGGAGTCCCTCGAGGGCCTGTGGAACCTGAACTTCAGGGGGCCCTTCCTCCTCTGCCAGGCCGCCACCCCCGCCTTACGCCGTCACAAAGGGGCCATCGTCAACATCCTCGACGTGGCGGCGTATCACGCGTGGCGGGGCTATAGCCACTACTGCCCTACGAAGGCAGCCCTGGCGATGCTCACCCGCAACTTGGCGATCGAGCTGGCTCCCGATGTGCGCGTGTGCGGCGTCGCGCCCGGCACGGTGTTGTTTCCGGAGGACTTCGACGAAGCCACCAAGGACCGCGTCGTGTCCCGCATTCCTCTCGCACGGGAGGGCCGACCAGAAGACGTTGCGGACGCTGTCCTCTACTTGGCCACCGCCGCGTACGTGACCGGAGCGGTGCTGCCGGTCGATGGCGGCCGCATGGCCGGCTCCCGCGATCCCCTCTGACTTCGCTGGCGCTCCGGCCCCAGGGGACGCGTGCTGTGCTAGCTTGCCGTCCCGGCAACGGGCCAAGCGCCCCACGGAAGAAAGAGACGGAGCCCGACATGTTCGACGACCCCTCCTCCCTCGCATCGCTACTCCTTCGGTTCGCTCACATCGCGTTCGGTGTCATCTGGCTGGGCGTTCTGGTGTTCTTCTACCTGGTCAACGCGCCCCTGCAGACCGAGCTCGACGACGCCACGAAGGCCAAGGTCAACCCGGGGCTCTTGCTTCGGGCGCTGTTTTGGGCGCGGCGCACGTCGCTCTACACGGTGCTCGCGGGCTGGTTCCTCTTCGGGCACAAGTACATGGGACAGCACCTGCTGGTGGAAGACGGCAGCATCACGAACCGCGGGTTGTGGATCCTCACCGGCGGCTTCATCGGCACCCTGATGTGGTTCAACCTGGCGTTCATCATCTACCCGCGCCAGCGCACGTTGTTGCTGGCTCTCGCCAAAGGCGAACCCCTGCCAGGAGCCGAAACGCTCGCCGCCACTGCCGCTGCTTCCAGCAAGCTGAACCTCTACCTTTCTGGCCCCCTGCTTTTCTGCATGGTCGTCCCGAACAACTACCCCGGGTGGCCGTTCTTTTCGCTCCCCGTGGCGATCGTGGTGGGCGTGGGCTTTTGGTTCGGTCTCGTCAAGAAGGCCGGCAAAGTGAAACCGCTCGGCTGACCGCAACACGAGGCGCGCACCCGTCATGTCGGATCGGTTCACACCTGCCCGCAGGACGGCCGGCTTCGGTACGTCGATCTTCACGGAGATCTCGCGGCTGGCGGTCGAGCACGGCGCCGTGAACTTGGGGCAGGGTTTTCCGGACTTTCCGGCGCCTACGTTCGTGAAGGAAGCTGCGCGGGCCGCCATCAGCGCCGACCACAACCAGTACGCCCCCGCCCCGGGCCTGCCCCGCCTTCGCCAGGCCATCGCCTCGCACTGGCAAACGCGGCACGGCGTCACCTACGATTCCGAGACTGAAATCACGGTCACACAGGGCGCCACCGAAGCGCTCTTTGCCGCCGTACTGGGCACGCTCGACCCGGGCGACGAGGCCATCGTCTTCGAGCCGTTCTACGACGCCTATGTGCCGGATGTACAGATGGCGGGGGGTGTTCCCCGTTTCGTGCGCTTGCACCCGCCTGCGTGGCGCTTCGACCCGCAAGAGCTCGAGGCGGCGTTCTCGCCCTGCACGAAGATCGTGTTCGTCAATACGCCCCACAATCCCACGGGCAAGGTGTTTTCCACCGAGGAACTCGACCTCATCGCGAAGCTGGCGATCCGATACGACACGCTCGTGGTGGCCGACGAGGTCTATAGCGAGCTCACCTTCGACGGAGTCCCTCACGTGCCGATCGCCACCCGCCCCGGCATGCGGGAACGCACGATCACCGTCGATAGCATCGGCAAGACCTTCAGCGTGACGGGCTGGAAGATCGGCTGGGCCCTGGCGCCGCCTCGGCTCACCCAGGCCGTGCGCGCCACCCACCAATTCATCACGTTCTGCAACCCCACGCCCTTACAGGAGGCAGCCGCCACCGCGCTCGAGCAAGCCGAAGGTCTCGGCTACTACCACGAGCTTCGCCGCGCGTACGGCGCGCGCCGCGAGACCCTGCGCGCGGTGTTGGAGGCGGCGGGCCTGCCCCCATTGCCCATCGCCGGCGCGTACTTTTTGCTGGCCGACATCGCAAGGCAGCCCTTCGCCGATGACGTCTCGTTCTGCCGCCACCTCATCGAAAAGGTGGGTGTGGCCGCGATCCCCCCGTCGTTCTTCTACGCGGACCCGCGCTCGGCCCCGCGCCTCGCGCGCTTCTGTTTTGCCAAGAGCGACGAGGCCCTCGCCCGCGCGGCCGCACGCCTGAAACGCCTCGCAGGCTGACCGTCAGCGCCGCCGCCGCCGCCGCCGCGCCGCGAGGACCACGAAAACGCCTAGCCCCATCCAGAGGCCGAGCGGCTCCGCACGGCCCGCAAAGCGGCATCCCCCGCTCGAACGCGCAGACTCACCCTCGTCGTTCGGTTCGCCTTCGTCATCATCCGGCGGAGCCTCGTCTTCGGAGCCCGTGCCCCCTCGGCCGCCACCGCCCATGCCACCGGAGCCCCCCGAACCCGAGCCACCGCCGCCTGCGCCCCCGGACCGACCTCCCGTGCCACCGGTCATGCCCCCGGTGCCCGCCATGCCCCCGGTGCCCGCCATGCCCCCAGTGCCCGTCATGCCT contains these protein-coding regions:
- the ileS gene encoding isoleucine--tRNA ligase, which encodes MSTTSTPSSPPRKKAPYQPTAADVRLPSLEEEVLAFWDDAKIFERSVEGTALRPRYSFYDGPPFATGLPHYGHLLASILKDIVPRYWTMRGYHIPRRFGWDCHGLPVEYEINKKLNVESSKQVLAMGIDTYNAECRSIVQRYTSEWKRTIRRVGRWVDMERPYFTMDKSFMQSVWWVFKQLWDKGLIYEGHKVVPYSVGVSTPLSNFEANLNYKDVQDPALTVAFRSLKLPDTFFLAWTTTPWTLPSNLALAVGTDIDYAFVRHEGKTFVVAAALANSVFGDAPEVLETVKGETLLGHTYEPLFPYFADRAHEGAFRVIGSGHVTTDSGTGIVHIAPAFGEEDYDACKAAGIALVNPVDDDGMFTAEVPDWQGIRVKEADKDIIARLKAEGKLFRHDTITHSYPFCWRSDTPLIYKAVSTWFVKVDAIKNQLLAANSETQWVPSHLRDGRFGKWLENARDWAISRNRFWGTPLPIWQNAQGETVCIGSIEELAQHTGVTVDDLHIETVSKLQLPAKQGGEPLTQTGGVLDCWFESGSMPYAQWAYPFENEEAFKQSFPADFIAEGLDQTRGWFYTLMVIGTALYGRAPFKNVVVNGLILAEDGKKMSKSLRNYPDPMEVLEQHGADALRLYLIDSPVVKAQELRFSEKGVRDIVRRILLRWWNAYSFFVSYANIDGFVPRGDYRETPNVLDTWVLSRLHSLIHTANAEMNEYRLYNVVPALLQFIEELTNTYIRSNRSHFWRDGMPEDKRLAFETLHHVLTTLAKLMAPFTPFLAETTYRNLAAVLPDHKDSVHLEDYPQAQEDLRHPELEAAVGRMAQLLLMGRNIREKIGVKAKIPLRSLRIIHRDPRVLEALAGLEAYITDELNVREVIYETREDAYIQVSTKANFPKLGPRLGKRMKEVSAAIAKMSLDEMLALENGQTLTFAGEPLTLEDVEIRRAPRTPSDSLLAHQLISIELDPTVSEEQILEGLSREVIRRVNMARKEAGLNLDDRIGLELACAGDLRRAVEAHKTSIMADTLTVDLALVDEAPAGDFVSQLDVDEAKLGLGLRKAPAR
- a CDS encoding LON peptidase substrate-binding domain-containing protein, whose product is MSMFSDEDDEGTGPIDPAVLAALPIFPLPNVVLFPGALLPLHIFEPRYRTLTKDVLDSHHMLAMAMRLEDELPGRGTPAVAPVVGVGEVVAAEPLSDGRFNLLVEGRARARIVKELSSTKPYRLVQAVQLFEGDDREATLPGSRLAESDAALRALIEEVALRLEDEDALALRQTVAQPLRLGMLVDRLASVLVTKAQVRQTLLETLDPGARVDSLSREIAGLLTHLRPRSALN
- a CDS encoding SDR family oxidoreductase; translated protein: MTPSTPNPRLAGGLAVVTGASRGIGRAIAATLAGAGARVVGCSVRGPEGGGSFLDDLDPDVRARCRFERCDVASPGEVAAFAERVMERDGVPEILVNNAGVVVRGPLEDLDDARWSHMMNVNVSGTFFMTRAFLRGMKLRNAGRIVNIASIAGRQGTPQLVAYCTAKHAVVGFTRALAEELRGTGIAVNAVCPGSVDTEMLQVGMPGGVPNMSPQDIANVVLFLAGDAPAALVGACVDVFG
- a CDS encoding GTP cyclohydrolase I codes for the protein MTAANEHEMKVALAAFLRACGLDPEGNGDLLDTPGRVAKLWLKEFLAGYTMDPKEILAAPVRGEADPDVVVVGGLRFHAMCPHHLVPFRGVAHVAYIPAGQLVGFGRLADLVECFTKRLTLQERATHQIAHSLMEGLSAKGAGCVIEAEQLCLALPGERHDQSGVVTSAFVGEMRERPDLKARLLAAANLGGRAK
- a CDS encoding DUF2203 domain-containing protein; this translates as MPRRLFTVAEVNRLIPSLERIFGEVLQLHASLRREEVHLESLGVRPSKEILAGEDEAGSPAIRQAKAMFRAYYEMLVESLGQVADLGGQVKDLETGLVDFPGRRGGDDIFLCWKLGEKSVSHWHPLDTGFSGRRPLDGLVPREPQLD
- a CDS encoding SDR family oxidoreductase — encoded protein: MPSRPPSRKPAPASENKPAPKSEGAAPKPLAGKTALVTGGAVRVGRAIALALGAAGARVAVHHHKSRPAAERLVAQMHARGMDAESFSADLGSLDGPGHLVARVERWAQGLDLLVNNAAVFQQTPFEQVTPESLEGLWNLNFRGPFLLCQAATPALRRHKGAIVNILDVAAYHAWRGYSHYCPTKAALAMLTRNLAIELAPDVRVCGVAPGTVLFPEDFDEATKDRVVSRIPLAREGRPEDVADAVLYLATAAYVTGAVLPVDGGRMAGSRDPL
- a CDS encoding urate hydroxylase PuuD → MFDDPSSLASLLLRFAHIAFGVIWLGVLVFFYLVNAPLQTELDDATKAKVNPGLLLRALFWARRTSLYTVLAGWFLFGHKYMGQHLLVEDGSITNRGLWILTGGFIGTLMWFNLAFIIYPRQRTLLLALAKGEPLPGAETLAATAAASSKLNLYLSGPLLFCMVVPNNYPGWPFFSLPVAIVVGVGFWFGLVKKAGKVKPLG
- a CDS encoding aminotransferase class I/II-fold pyridoxal phosphate-dependent enzyme, with amino-acid sequence MSDRFTPARRTAGFGTSIFTEISRLAVEHGAVNLGQGFPDFPAPTFVKEAARAAISADHNQYAPAPGLPRLRQAIASHWQTRHGVTYDSETEITVTQGATEALFAAVLGTLDPGDEAIVFEPFYDAYVPDVQMAGGVPRFVRLHPPAWRFDPQELEAAFSPCTKIVFVNTPHNPTGKVFSTEELDLIAKLAIRYDTLVVADEVYSELTFDGVPHVPIATRPGMRERTITVDSIGKTFSVTGWKIGWALAPPRLTQAVRATHQFITFCNPTPLQEAAATALEQAEGLGYYHELRRAYGARRETLRAVLEAAGLPPLPIAGAYFLLADIARQPFADDVSFCRHLIEKVGVAAIPPSFFYADPRSAPRLARFCFAKSDEALARAAARLKRLAG